The following nucleotide sequence is from Cygnus atratus isolate AKBS03 ecotype Queensland, Australia chromosome 15, CAtr_DNAZoo_HiC_assembly, whole genome shotgun sequence.
tacacacagcAATTCTTACAGCTGCTGCCCTTGATTACTAGAATGATGTACAAATATTTCCTAAGACATGCCTGTAGCTTGTCataggaaatggaaaataaaaggcaatcTGAAAAGCTATTTAAGAAACACAGTTGAAAACAAAGGTAAGAGGTCAATCTTCCATTGCTATTTAGAAAgactaaaagaaaattgtagTTTATAATCCATCAACTGTATGCTGTTACATGCTTGTCAGTTCCATGGGCAGGAAACATCAACTCTTCTTGATTTTGGATGAAGAATCATTTTGATGTGACTTACTCTGAGGAcaaatactcagaaaaaaagtcctgGGCAGACTAGGAATTCTCACTATTAGAGAAGAATTTAGAGAACAAGTCAATAAGAGGCATTATGTGAGCACGTGCATCACGATTAAGGAAATCACTTAGAATAGGACATGGATATTATATCACCACTACGAACATCAAGGTGCCTCTCACTATGCTAGAGCACAGGTGTACATCACAGTTTAAATTAATCAGCAAATTCCTCTTCCacattaaaatgataaaatgagtGCAAACCCATTCTTACCTTCAAGCAGCTTTCTCCTTAACCTTTGGTATGAGAAACTGGAGCCACAAAGGTCAGAAGGAAATAGCTTTTTACTAGCATTTTGGAAttcctcagaagaaaatagTCTATCCATATTCTGAGATTGCCTAACTACTGACAAACTGGCTGGCAACCACCCTGAAAAGTGTCCAAGAAGGACTCTACCCATTAACTACCATTGCCTTCACCTTACACAAACTGACCAATAACCAAAAGGTCTGCGTCCAAATATTAAACCTTGACAGAATAAAGCAGTAACAGAAGAGCTGTAAAATTGGATCAATGGTAATGTCACCTTGCAACCTTGAAAGGtatggaaaaagcaaagcacaagaaaacagGAGCAACATGCACTAGAATACCAGTATGAGCCAGTGTGTATTTATCATACCACGAACTACAGTCAGCGATAGGAGTTCTGCATGCTCCCATTTGTAATTCTGTTCATTAGATAgagattttcttaatttgttatTTCCACTGTTTATATATGTcttaaaaaaagttatttgtaaaATGCATTAGTTtacttacaaaaaataaaaggatttccCCTTGATGCTCATATGTTAAGTGAAATCACTTAAAATTTTCATGACTTGGTTCTTTGACTATGCTCAAAGACAAGGATTTCTCACAGTTCTAACACCGCCATAACTCAGGAGAGAACAGGCACACAAGATTCTCTCTCCTGTCTATCAATATTACTTTATAAGAGCAGCAAAGAGGacagtatttatttctatttaattttcagatagGGTATGCAAGTCAAAACGAGCAAGCTTCTGAACTGTGATCATCTAGCAGGAAATGATTAAATTTCAAAAGCAACAGGGAGAGCGGGAGGAAGGCAGGCGTGTGTGCAAGCACTACCTTCCTGTGTTACATGGTTGGATTTTCCCTAGAAAGAATACAGAATCATGTAATAGACCCCCAATTATTTTGTAGATCTGAACTCTACACTTGCAATAATGTTGCTAACCTCAGCTACAGTACCATAAACATACAACCACTTCTTCCAAACTTGTCTTAATACAAAACACCTCTGTATTTGATCCAAAAACATGAAATTGAAGAAACAAGAGCAAATGATTAGGATAGAAAGAGACAGATCTCAGCTTTTAGAGCCTGATTAGCTCAAATATCCATTGgctaacaagaaaaaaaaatcctttgccCTCAAATCAACATTCACCTACTGTATGTTACTAGAGATCCTACAAACCTTCCTATTAGTGTGCAGCATTCATTTCTACCCCATCAAGTTTAGATACCAGTtcttaatggattttttttttttttaataagcaagaATACTGttgaaaacagttcttttaAGCAACATCCCTTTCTTGGTTCTTGTTACTCCTGTCCCTACCAGAAGTAACATGTTTGCTAATCTCCTGCAGGTTTCTCACTTATTGCATGACTGAACACCAaatagcagcaaagaaaaaaaaaaaacaggaaaactggCAACATAATTTTTGGCTTCAAGAAGtaagtttcatttttctctccagattGTAAACATCTAAGTCCAAGACAACTATGATCTTTTATGCCTATTTGGAACCAATAAATTCTGCTTTGCAAAAAGAGTCTACTAGTTTTTGCTGCCCTATGCTACAAAGTCTCCCAAAGGCGCAGCAAGAACGTTTTCAGTCTTCAggcatgaaaatatattcttattaTGAGTGGCAAGCATAAAGCCATGTTATTCTTCCAGcacaaaaatgaatgaatgctCTTCACTGTACCTGTCTCAAACAGTTACATGCTAAAACCTAACCCAGGACCGTCACACCTACTCCCTTACAAATGGCAAGCTACCAAGAAGTTTCCTTCACAGCAGCAACTAAAATCCTGGTGTAACTGAGTACAGGAGTCTTCCAAGTCTTCATACACCCACTTGTGTATCTATAGCATGCAATAACAGATGaatttttattgcatattaACTAAAAACTTCTACAAATTTACACTTAGCCGTGTTAGCAAAAGtttcttccatgaaaaaaaagcatgttataTGGAACAGCACTTTCACCAGATGAAAACAAGCAGTACATACTGATCTTCTGTTCCAAAAAACTTCACAAAGAAGCACTTTTTTCCACGAGGTTTCTTCAGATCTTTAGGCGGATTAACAATCTAAAGGTAATTAAAAGTGAAAGTTAAAAAGCACGTAAAGAAAGGTTATACTCTGTAACTTTATTATCCAGCATTAGAACTCttgtagatttttatttttaaacctaaCAAGAAAGAGAACTTAAAACTATTACAAGTCTTTTAATTAGAGATGTAACCCATATATTTCTTTAGATACGCTTATGCAGCAGCAGATTGAAAAAATACCCAAACTCCACTGATACATCACTACGTTCTTAGTGAGGTTCCCTGTCCTGAGTAAGACAGggatctttttaaaatttataaagcCAAATGGCATTCATAAACATTTGTTCAACTTAGTTaagtttaaaattcatattcaaAACATCGTCTTTGCTCCCAAATTAGCTTACTTATGAAGTTTGAAGTAttagagaagagaaaatcaGTCCTTCTCTTACACAGATGACACCTGAAAGACTGCAGGCGAGCCTGGTTTTAACCTGATTCAACAACCAGAGTGAAACCAAGTATTTATGGCTGTCAGCCACATTAACAACACTTTTCCCCCCTGTGGCATGCTTTTATCTCAGCATTTCCAGTCCTCATACCtacactggaaataaaaacaaagttcacagaatcacagcatatcctgagctggaagggacccacaaggatcatcgagttcAACTCCTGTGgccccaaaggaccacccaaaaaaaaaaaaaatcagaccgtgcatctgagagcactgtccaaacacttctcGCTCTgcggcaggcttggtgccatgaccgctgctgccctgggaagcctgttccagcacccaaccaccctcttggtgaagagccttttcctgatatccagcctgaactgcCCCTGAGTTTTTTCATGGAAACTGATGGCATGTAGAATTTAATTTCCTAAAATCTTTTTGGCCTTTCATCAGCAAAAAACAACTGAACCAGAAGTTCAACGCCCAGAATTCCTCGAAAAATATAGCTCTAAAAAATATCTTGAGAAGGCAGActctttatttctattatttaaaCCAGTGGATTTAACTAAGTCaccagaggaggaaagaaacccGAGTTGCAGAAAGTGATAGTGATTAAATAGCTAAATTTGAGGAACACAATCAATTCTAGAGCTGGATGAATTGCTTTTCATCCCATCTGAGCTAACAGCTGTTAGTGACAGGCTGAACTTCCAGATCAATTAAAACCCTGAAACTGGTTCACAGCTTAGACTCAAGGGTTTggtacatgaaaaaaaaagaaaaaagaaaaacaactaataCTAATCTTTAACTGAAAAGCTTTCAGGTAAAGCTTTCCctgtacagaaggaaaaaaaaaacaccaagtaaataaggaaaaacCTAACTCACCTTTCCTGGCCATGGTGGATACCGGCCCAGCTTCCCCCTAGGGACAAATTAAAGCATTAGGCACTAGGATCagagatggggggaaaaaaaaaaaaaaaacaacaaaccagaaCAAACCACACACGCCACCACCAGCTATTCCATTTCTATCTCATCTCATTACATCATATTATCATATTAAGAGAATTACAATTTACAGACAAAACCTACCGTGATGGGCAAGGCACAAGCACTTGAAACATAAGCATCATTATTGGTAGATACCTGTACCTAGACAAAGTCCCTATAAAGTCTCCATGAACTTGCTGCACTATCAGAATTTAAGTCAAAAGAACAACAGCAGAGCTACTGCCTGGAAGAAGGAACGACATAGCCTTTATTCTTCTTGTAAGAGTGGATATTCCATGCAAGAAACTAAGTGCTGATTCAGGCAATCAAACCAAAGATCAGGTCGGTAACTTATTTCCATCAGGACAAAACAGTCCAGTAAGATAAGCGTATCACCTGCAGATTTCCAGCTCAGACAGCTGAGATTGTTAGAAGTTCTGATAGAAAAGCTCTAATGGCAGGACAGTGATGTCAGGACACCCACAATAGGTGTTCCATTATCACTTTCTTCAGATGCTCGCCATGTGGCGGTGTGCTGAAGATATAAAAGAGccaaatgaaatgcagaaaagtttatttcctATACTTGCTAACGTGTCCGTTACAAGAAGtacacaaaactattttttccacagaggagaaaagacaTTAGCCTTAGCCCACAGCACGCCAGCTTTATTATCATCTTACCCTTGCCACTTATGGAGGCTGCAGTACTCTCACAAAAGCTGATCAGTCATTGTCTtgacagagagcagcagagaatcTGCAAAGCCTGCCAGCTCCTGAACAAAAAATTCTCAACAAGAGGCATTCCAGCCCCTCCCGAGATGGTAATTCCATGGAGAAGATTCAGTAGTGATGGTCAGGCACGAAAACTGCCAAGAGCTTTAACCATGACCACGTCTCATATCTGATGCTTGCATTCTTGTGCTGAACAGTATGTTCATCAAAGCCTTTCATATGGTACTGTTTTACTGTTAGAGTTCTTCCACAACCACTCGAGGGACAGTAGCTGTCTAGGCTGTCACATACAAAACTAAAGCAGGATGATCTGCATTCCAACACCAAGAGCACTGCATGGCCCAAATgcttatttgaaagaaattttactGAAAGGAACCTTTACTTACTTCGCTCTCTATATTAGACAACTTCACAGCACTGTCAATTTTTCGGATGAGAAACTGCAGTTGTCACAGCCTGGAGCGCACACTTCTTTTTATCTGAGATATAAACGCATACACCTGCGTGTTGGGGATTAGCTATTTCTTGCAAGTCCTAGCGAGAAGCCCTAGCCTGTCAAGTGAAGCAGAGCCTATGCACTTAAAAATCAGTGCTTACAGGCCTTGATGGAATCCCCTCAGTTCTCCTGATCAGGAAATATAAAACCACAGCTCTCCAACTATTTGAAGGTAACACTGGAGTGACAAAGGGAAGTAGCTTCTGTGAGCTTCAAAGGAAACATCCTaacctgcaaaaacaaaaaaaaagggtgcTTTCCCACGTTACTGTGTTGCTTTATTGAAGCACTCCCAAGGAGCAGTATCTTCACTCTCACTGACCGCCTTACTCgcttattcatttttcttctcgCCTCCCTTGAGAGGAGCCCGTATTTCCAAGCGAGCCCCGCACCGACCGCCCTGAGCCCTGCTCCCCACACCCCCCTCCATCTTACCCGCGCTCTCCCacccgccgcctcccgccgcctTCCCGTGGCAGCCCCCCGAGGAGCCGAGCCTGCCTCCCCTCGGCCCGCTCCAGCCGCGGCCGGCGGCCCCCGctcgcccgccgccgcccccggcccctcctcgcgcagcccccggggagcACGGCCCGGGACGCCCCGCCGAGCCCCTCCTCGCCCGCGGCCGGCGGGTGACGacgctcggcccggcccggcccggcctcagcgccggccgcggccccgccgccgccccgctgccACGGGcggagccccagccccgctccctcgGGCGCCTCACGAGGCGCCTCACACGGCGCCTtccccgccgggccgggccgggccgagccgagccgggccggaccgggccgggccgggccgggccgcgtCCCCCCGCCCGGCGCCCGCCGCCACTCACCACACCAGGTCTCCGAGCCTCAGGCTCACGGCCGCCATCTTACCGACACAGCCACCAGCCGCACCGCGCGGGGGCTGCCGGGACACGACGGCACCCGccggggggcgggcgggaggggaggggaggggccgGGCCGCTCCTCCGAggcggggctgcggctgcggcGCCGaccgggcgcggggcgggcacACCCCGGGCACCCCCCAGCGGCTCCGCAGGCCTCGGGGAGCGCCGTGCCGACCGGGCTGAGCTTGGGCCTGAGCCCCCGCTGGTGCCCCCGTGGGAGCAAAGGGAGGTCTCCGTGCTCCGGAGGCCTCGCACAGGTTCGCCCTGCCCGCCGGCGGCGCAGAAGGTGCGGCCAAGCAGGAAAGCTTCGTGCTGAGCACGGCGGGGTAAGTGGCTGTCGCTGCTGGGtcacagctgctctgccaggccGCCGGGTGTGGGCACTGCGTGCCTTGCCTGCGCCGTGCCAGCGTCCGTCCCGGCATTTCCCGCTGCTGGTGAGGGATGCTGTTACCGAGCGTCTTCAGTAAAGGTCCCTGTGGTGCTGCCAGAGCGAAGGGGCTTCCTTCGGCGTGAGAGCTTGCcttaagggaaaacaaacaagcgtGTCACTGCTACCCGAGAAAACTCGCTGTCAGGATGTCCAGACCGAAGTGTGCCTGGATGCCAGAAGATAGCCGTGCACTGCGCTTGTATCCCCGGTGAACTGCATGGCCGACTGGCCAATgcatattttaagaacattaaCATCATTTGAAAtggagttttattttgtaaccTCCACAGACATCCCATTCCTGTGCACATCTCTTGTCTGTTTGCAGACAAAAACTGCTGTCTGTATGTCTGACTGCCTTCAATAAAGGACTCTACAGAATTATCAGGATGGATGCATTTCCTTCAATATAAtatatggttttaaaaaaagaaaacaaaaccaaaaagaaacacCTGTCGGGTTTAATTTGCCAGTCTGTAGCCACAATCCACAGGCTAACGTGGCTGGAGCTAAGCCGTGTTCTGCTTCCCCCGATGCAGACGGTGGTTCCTGGCCCCGTTACAATCGCTGCTGTCGGAGCAGTTGTTGCTGTGGGGGACTTGGCCTGGTCTTGGGGAATCCAGTTACAACTTGGCTTCATCTTGCTAAAACCTAATTCAGTGATTACCCAAACCCATTCTGACAAACACGACGTGCTGATTGAAAGGGACTCTGGTACGTTAACATGTAAGGGCACTGCCAGGCTGCCTTTGAAAGCCCAGGTGTTTCGGCCCTGACTACTGCCCACGACGAACAGCAAGCAAGAACTTGCAGGGCCCTTGGGCGGGTTTGACTTTCCCGTTCCCGGGCGTTGCACCCAGCACTGCCGTGCCCGTGCCCCGTCCCTGCCGGGGGGTTTGCCCGACAGGAACGGTGCTGAGCGCACCCAGCCCGCTGCTGGGCCGCGGGTGCCCTAGGCCCGGACTCGCTCCGGGCAGGGCGGCAGCCGGGAGGCCCGGGGCTCTGTGGAGAAGGCgagctccggggggggggggagggcgccGGCCGCCCTCTCTGGGCACGTCGCCCGCCGCACGGGCCCGGGGCGGCCGCTCGGCGGCGGCGTGGCCCAGCCGGGCGCCTCCCGGAGCCCCGCCCGCCGAGGGCGCAGCCCGAGCGTTCCCGCGGCGGCTTCCGGGGCGGCAGGAagcggcgggcagggccgggccgggccggggccgcggggggggctcggctcggggcgggcggcgccATGGCCCGCAAGAAGCTGCACCGGCCCATCGCCGCCATGGCCAAGAAGATCCGCGAGTACCGGGCGCTGAAGGAGCGGCCGCGGGACTCGCAGCGCTTCGCCCTGGACTACGAGAGCATGCGGCGGCCCCTGACGCAGAAGCGCCTGCCGGCGCTGGCCTGGCGGGACGCGCGCAGCGAGAGCCGCCTGCTGGCGCTGCTCTGCCGCCTGCCGCGGTTCGGCGTGGGCCGCACGGTCACCCGCAAGTCCTGGCTGTGGGCGCACGACGAGCCCTGCTACTGGGTCATCGCCAAGGTCCGGGCGGACTACACGGCCGAGGTAACGGCGCAGGCCCGGCTGCGGGCGGGGGGTCCGAGCGGCAGCCGCCAGGCCCGGCCCGCCGTCCCCAgggccctgccccgctcccGGGGCCGCTCTGAGCGCCCTCTCGCTTTCTTTGCAGAACATGGACCACGGCAGAGCCTGGGGGTACCTGACCTTCAGAGGTAAGAGCACCTCGTTTTCCTGCAGGGTTTGGGGAAAGCCTCTGTAAGCAGCACCAGAGAACAAAGCGTGTGGGggtgggggagctgcaggagaaccgcaaagttgttttttttttttcctcaaatttatTAGCGAGAAaaaagttctcatttttttaGTTTCAAATGTCGGGGTCTAGCCCTCATGTTGCCATTCTAAGGAATATTACGGGAAAGCCAGTGCACCTTGGCCATGGGGAAAGATAATGCGCTAACAAAGCCCCAGAGGAGGTGCCAGACTGCTTTCAGACCTCAACAGTGAGACACAGAATGAACACGAGGGCATTCCAGGTAAAATCATCAGTGAAACGGGAGTGTTGGCAAGTAAACCTACATCACcaggattttaaaatagtaCGTAGAATTGTATGAGTGAATTTCcctatttttaaagctgctttagAAATGTAACTTACTGGAGTTTCCGAAACACTTCTCATCCAAAGCTTTTGAAGTTGTtggttatttttaacagtaaacTTCCCAGGGAACCTTCATCGGTGTAGAGATAAATTGCTCTCATTCTTACCCATGgtaaataaaacagagagaagcaaaGGGATTTTTATATTACAAGTCATGACTTCTGGTCAGCACAGAACAACTTGCCTGATACCTTTTCAGTCTGTTCCTGTTCTGATTTCCAAGGACAGAAGTGGGATCCCATAGTATAGGCTGAACATACTATGTGATCTTTCGAAAGTTTCCTTTACTCTTGCCTCTTGTAGCATCTGTGACACAGGAAAGTTGACACTTGCTGTGTTTCCTGGAAGCAGTCTGTTGTTGAGAGCACTGACCACTGGCGTTCATCATCTTTTCTCAGGCAAAACCGAAAAAGTAATGAAAGAGATCGACAAAGTCATGTACCATGACTGGCGTATGGTGCCCAAGCATGAGGAGGAGACCTTCAAGAAATGCACCCCAGTGCCAGAGGAGACCATTCGGTACCTTCCATACCCGCCTCTGCTCCGAGCCATGATCCTTGCTCAGTGGCAGAAAGAGGGAAGAGCAATCACAGAGGAGCCACTGATTGATCTGAAGAAGGCCGTGGCCTCTCACCTTCaggtagcaaagaaaaaaactacagGGACATCAGTGTAAAGTCTTGTTCTATCACCTGAGCTTCCCCCATGCTTTTGCTGCGTGTGAACAGCACATCACCTTAACGAAGACCCACTTGTCCACTGTGGTATGGTGGATTCaggtttcttatttttctccacaGGACTGTATGGTAACCTCATCTAAAAGGACAGGTACAGAAacactcagattttttttttgcataactTTGGTCTCAGCAGAGGAACCTTCTTGGTTCCCTGTATATTCTCTGAATTTGTAGCGCCTGTCACCAGCTACAGTTCTTTGGAGTACAGTTTCCTTACAGcctgaaaaaggatttttttttttttaaagaacattgtTCAGGTAGTTTAAGTACCTTcctaaatcacagaaaaataactaaGAATATCACATTGTTTCCCAGAGCTGTGTGTAAATGTCTCTCTCAGATTAAATAAACGATTTCTTATTTCCACAGTACATTTCTAAGaaaacttgatttatttttttccaatgccTGGAGGTCATCATGATTAGTTGAGGTGCAAATGCAGAACCTTTAGTTTACCAAATACAGGCGGGGCATCGGACTCCTTTTACCCAGTGCAGAGTATCTGAGTTGCTCAAATATGATTGCAATGAACAACGTGGGAGGAACACGACTTTAGATACTGAACTTTATTCCCAGAGCTGACTGTCCTGAGATGGGAGAATCAGTTCTGGAGGTACAAGGTATCCAGCATGAGCTATTACTATTTGAAGCCAATAACAAACTATCACATATTCCAGTTGTGGTAAAAGTTGCAAAAAATGCAACTCTTCAGTGCAGTGCTtagaatttcactttttctcaCAGTATTTGTGGCTTCTGCTGCAGTGTCAGGAGCTGTTAGGGTGCTGGGGAGTGGTTCTGGTCTGGGTGTGGTGAGGGTATCACAGAAGTTGTTCAGGTTAGTAACCTAGCTTCCTGCAGTAGTAGCTATTCGGCACTTTGGTCTGCTGCAGTAAATACTTGAGAGTTGCTGTTCTATTTGCAGCAGCATCCTAACATCACCAAGGAATTTactgaaagcaagcaaaaactgGACTCTGTGCCCTTTCCAGTGCGTATGGAAGGCGGGGATGGCACAGAGTAATGTGCCCACAGGTACCAGAAGGGGGTTGTCAACAGCCAGGAACAAATGGGTCAACATCAGCCACCTGCACTTGTATGGGGTTCCTCACCAAAGGCTCTTGAAAGTTTAAGCTGCCACGGGATGAGGGTTTTCTCATGGCTTAAAAGCTGGTCCTATGGCAAGGCACAAAAGCTGGGAAGAACTGAGCTCTCGTTCCTCTACTGTGAAAGCCCATGGCAGGAGCTGTGAAGGGTACACACTAGTGCTGGTTCCCTAGCTTTAGAAGCAAGGGGAGCATCCAGTGGCGGAAAATGCGGTGTTGATAAATGCACAAATACTGTTACAGGCTGTGagacctccagctgcagcttgctgtggatggaaaacagcttgtttgttttctgtaacctCCTAAACCATGAATGCGTTTGGATACAGCAAATGCAGCACAGCTCGCCTATGGAGGAGCCTCCCCTCGGGCACTGCTGCTCAAGGCAGAGCTGGCTCCTGAGGTTAAAGGCCTCCAGCACggctcctgctggggctcctcTGCCTTTGGGAGGGCAGGCCTTTCAGCTGGGATCATTGCAGGGGGGCCTCAGGTTCTCCGGGATTAACAGGTGTCTTCGGTGCTTTTGCCCCAGGgtccctctgcctgctgcccctgcagcttTTCATGCCACTGACAGCTTCCAAAAGTTATGCTCAGCCTTGCCAGCACTCCAGGACAGGGACAACAGCATGGAGACATGTCATGGAGTAAAACCAAGGGAACAAGCGTATGCTTAAAAACAGGCTCTCCCTCTCTTGCTCTCTAGggaacagctgctgctccatggGGGGAGAAAGAATAAACTCAAACATCATTTCCAGCTCCAGACTGGGCTGGAGCCAcggcagggcagagcagggaaatCCTGGGACGTGCAGTACAGGGGACATAGGAGCTGCCTCACCTACCTGCTTAAAGCACGCAGCACCTTGACAGCCCCTGTCAGCCAGGGCTCCTGCCCTCAGGGCCTTTTCCAAGAGCTTGTTTACTGCTTCCAACGTGCTACAGATTCACTTGGGTCCTGTAAAGCTTTGGACTCTTCCACTGGTCTTCATAAGGATTGCAGGTGGGAGGCCTCAACAGGCCACCATGGGCAGGGCAGTTAGTTACAAGGCAAGTGACTGATGTTACAAGGCAGAGCCAAATGCTCTGTTCTCAAGCTACTGCACCAAACTATTCATGTCACTGATACTACAATGTACTACTGTTTACAATTTTACACACATGCCCTAAGGATGCATAGGCAGTTAATGAGGAAGCAGACATAATTCATCATCTAATTGTTTGGGAAGCCAGCAGCAAGGATCCTGCTTAATGCAGTTCACCCTGCAGACTGACAAGTGGTAATTGGCAGAGTCAGTGTTCATAATCCTACTCACAATAATTTTCACGACTTTTTTGTCACTTCTTATCAATTACTGCTACATATATCCTTTGAATGAATTCaactctaaaaaaataaatacaaacttgTATAAATGCTGCTGGGACTAAGAGGAGCAGACAAGTGTGATAAACTTACTTTCTGAAGCGTTGAATGTCACCGATTCCCACTGCACTGTGAACTACCACCCTGTACTGACAGGACACTGGTAACTTGAGCGCTGAAAGCTGAGACTTGCCATGTTAACCCTAGTATCTCACCTGAAGGGGACTCCACAAGGGCTGCTGTAGATAGCCAGCAGCTGAACAGTCCTTTTCTACCTTTTATTTCTGACACTGGGAGAAGCTACACATTGCACTTGCCTCAAGGGCATGCGGCTTGCAGGATCAGCACCTCCTGCTCAAGTACAGTGAGTAATAAACATCTCATTTCTTGCTAATAAATTGCTAAATGGGGGAGCATTTGAGCTGCCATTCCCACTATTTAAATATCACGATGTTATTTAAGGCTGAGTAGAAATCCCAGTGCCTTTTCAGGAACAAGACATATGGGCACTTGCTGATGTTAACACATTTATTACATACAGAACAGATATGGTTTGTTGTTTGATAGC
It contains:
- the MRPS34 gene encoding 28S ribosomal protein S34, mitochondrial gives rise to the protein MARKKLHRPIAAMAKKIREYRALKERPRDSQRFALDYESMRRPLTQKRLPALAWRDARSESRLLALLCRLPRFGVGRTVTRKSWLWAHDEPCYWVIAKVRADYTAENMDHGRAWGYLTFRGKTEKVMKEIDKVMYHDWRMVPKHEEETFKKCTPVPEETIRYLPYPPLLRAMILAQWQKEGRAITEEPLIDLKKAVASHLQVAKKKTTGTSV